A window of Oligoflexus sp. contains these coding sequences:
- a CDS encoding glutathione S-transferase, translated as MTYKLYAARGCGSAIVEIVLQRLGVPHTLEWLQWGKFGEGNYQQANPLLQVPTLQVGNELMTESLAICQWLNSKHKGKLVPAADDPALSLYYRWSVYLVATIYPTFFYGDHPERWVSSEESRKELRKSTDEARKKMWLQMEKAAQGERYFLGDKESLIDAYIAVMLRWRPGREWFQTNTPRLNSVAEHMAEDPKLNSIFAQFES; from the coding sequence ATGACATACAAACTCTACGCCGCCCGAGGCTGTGGCAGCGCCATCGTAGAAATCGTCCTGCAGCGCCTTGGAGTCCCCCACACTCTCGAATGGCTGCAATGGGGAAAATTCGGCGAAGGCAACTATCAACAGGCCAACCCACTCCTCCAGGTCCCCACTCTTCAAGTCGGCAATGAGCTCATGACGGAAAGCCTTGCGATCTGCCAGTGGCTGAATTCAAAACACAAAGGAAAGCTCGTCCCCGCGGCCGATGACCCTGCACTTTCCCTTTATTACCGCTGGTCCGTCTACCTCGTCGCCACCATATATCCCACATTCTTTTACGGAGACCATCCCGAACGCTGGGTCAGCTCCGAAGAAAGCCGCAAAGAGCTGCGCAAATCCACGGATGAAGCACGAAAAAAGATGTGGCTGCAGATGGAAAAAGCCGCGCAGGGAGAGAGATATTTCCTGGGCGACAAGGAAAGCCTCATCGACGCCTATATCGCCGTCATGCTCCGCTGGAGACCAGGCCGCGAGTGGTTTCAAACCAACACCCCGCGCCTGAACTCCGTTGCCGAGCATATGGCAGAGGATCCGAAATTAAACTCCATCTTCGCTCAATTTGAGTCCTAG
- a CDS encoding CPBP family intramembrane glutamic endopeptidase, producing MPQILVVLGIIIFDLAVMLLRFKMNWLGIGPTFLNLMVLVILALIVSKTVIKRKLDLRASLSFRGMVITISLLLGSMTSNVLLQLTQRQLFGHFYTGDSSKVAYEEQHGRTDELLGTRLTPDQANSLSQTKRVAHELMDVTSEEIIFRWIVLGALLLTFSRPQAVFISSMFFAAIHLVFPIALGNLEWGLMRLLPTFAIGVYSGIAFIWYGLPASVFVHFVGNLVRVFAYDEYDFIVDWILWGSVFVTFVVLPPTLWLTRKNAAKPKSCLEPGLFLCR from the coding sequence ATGCCGCAGATTCTTGTTGTTCTCGGAATTATTATTTTCGATCTTGCTGTTATGTTGCTGCGGTTCAAGATGAACTGGCTGGGCATAGGCCCGACGTTTTTGAACCTGATGGTTTTGGTGATCCTGGCGTTGATTGTTTCAAAGACAGTCATTAAGAGGAAACTAGATTTACGAGCTAGTTTAAGCTTTAGGGGCATGGTTATCACAATCAGTCTGCTCCTCGGCTCCATGACGTCCAACGTACTTTTGCAGCTGACCCAGAGGCAATTGTTTGGTCACTTTTATACTGGTGATTCTTCAAAAGTCGCATATGAAGAACAGCATGGCAGGACCGATGAACTTCTGGGAACACGATTGACACCAGATCAGGCCAATTCCCTTTCGCAAACAAAGCGGGTGGCGCACGAGCTGATGGATGTGACGTCAGAGGAAATTATCTTTCGCTGGATTGTCCTGGGTGCTTTACTTTTGACATTTTCGAGGCCACAGGCGGTATTTATTTCCAGCATGTTCTTTGCGGCGATACACTTGGTTTTTCCAATTGCGCTTGGGAATTTGGAGTGGGGTCTGATGCGTTTGCTTCCGACATTCGCAATTGGCGTTTACTCGGGCATTGCATTCATCTGGTACGGATTGCCGGCTTCGGTGTTCGTACATTTTGTAGGAAACCTGGTCCGTGTATTTGCCTACGATGAATATGACTTTATTGTAGATTGGATCTTGTGGGGATCGGTGTTTGTCACGTTTGTCGTGCTGCCACCCACTCTGTGGTTGACTCGAAAAAACGCTGCAAAACCGAAATCTTGCCTGGAGCCAGGGTTATTCCTGTGTAGGTGA